The Lutibacter profundi region TCCCTGTAGCTTGCATATAAGCATATATTACTGTTGCCCCTACAAACTTAAATCCACGGTTTTTTAAATCTTTAGAAATCCTATTTGAAAGTGCTGTTGTAGCCGGAACTTCTCGTAAATTTCTCCAATTATTAACAATAGGTTTACCATTGGTAAAACTCCATATATAATTTGAAAACGACTCAAATTCTTGCTGAATTTTCATAAAGGCAATAGCATTTGAAATGGTTGCTTTTATTTTTAATTTATTTCTAATAATTCCTGCATTTTGAATTAATTTTTCAAATTCAGATTCATTATAGGTTGCTATTTTTTTATAATTAAAATTATCAAAAGCTTTTCTAAAGTTCTCTCGTTTTTTTAAAATTGTAATCCAGCTTAAACCTGCTTGAAAAGTTTCTAAAACTAAAAATTCAAACAATTTGGCATCATCATAAACAGGTACACCCCACTCCGTATCATGATATGCTATATAAAGCGGATTTTCTCCACACCAACTACAACGTATTTTACTCATAACTATTTATAAATTAGTTTTTCAAGTTATCATAAAAAAGTTGTATATTAAAACTGGAATGATTTTTGTCCCTTAAATTTTATGAAACAACCAATTATGAGAACTTTAATTTACTTTCTAACAATTAGTTTATTTATTATTGGCTGTTCTTCAACTACAAAAACAACAACAAACAATGCTAAATTACCTGATGAAGCTGTAAGAATTGCAAATGACAGCTTAGAATATGAAATTATTATTATAGATATTGGATTTAAACTATACTTAAATACAATTGCGAAACCTGCTAATTATTACTCTCAAAAATTTTACGAAACTAAAAATCAATTTTATGTTACCAAATGGAACATTAGAGCAAGAAATCCTTTAAGATATGATGATTCTATTTATGAGAATATAATAGATTATGATTTTAATATTGATTATGGACTTGATGTAAACTACAAACTTTACAATTATTTTAAATTTGTTGAATACAAATATAAACAGCGATTTTTTAACTAAAAAGAGGCTGTCTAAAAAGTGTCATTCTGAATGTAAATGAAGAACCTCCTTGAAATTAAACACTTATATATCAAGGTGTTG contains the following coding sequences:
- a CDS encoding DNA-3-methyladenine glycosylase I — its product is MSKIRCSWCGENPLYIAYHDTEWGVPVYDDAKLFEFLVLETFQAGLSWITILKKRENFRKAFDNFNYKKIATYNESEFEKLIQNAGIIRNKLKIKATISNAIAFMKIQQEFESFSNYIWSFTNGKPIVNNWRNLREVPATTALSNRISKDLKNRGFKFVGATVIYAYMQATGMVNDHLITCFRYNEV
- a CDS encoding DUF6146 family protein; translated protein: MKQPIMRTLIYFLTISLFIIGCSSTTKTTTNNAKLPDEAVRIANDSLEYEIIIIDIGFKLYLNTIAKPANYYSQKFYETKNQFYVTKWNIRARNPLRYDDSIYENIIDYDFNIDYGLDVNYKLYNYFKFVEYKYKQRFFN